The Halomonas sp. KG2 genome segment CTAGATCAGGATTAACGCTCTGTTTAATCTGCTCAACAGTATCCAGCAGCGCTGATAGCCCTTCCAATGCGTAAAATTCACACTGCAATGGAATAAGCACACCATTGGCGGCTGTCAACGCATTCACGGTAAGCATATTCAGCGACGGCGGGCAGTCAATGAGGACGACATCATAGTCATCTGCCACCGTCTGCAGTGCTAACGACAAACGACTTTGCCGCTGATCACTATCGAGCAGCTCTACTTCCGCGGCTGTTAAGTCGCCATTACCTGGTAGGACGTCGTATTTCACGGGTAAATCGCGAACGATGGCATCGCTTGCGGTTGTTTCTCCCAGCAACACATCAAGTACGCTTTTTTCAAGCTCGTACTTATCGATGCCACTGCCCATGCTGGCATGCCCTTGCGGGTCTAAGTCTACCAGCAAGATACGACGATCAAGTGCTGCCAAACTGGCGGCGAGATTAACGGCTGAAGTGGACTTGCCCACACCGCCTTTTTGGTTGGTCAGGGCAATGATCTGGCTCACTACTCAACTCCTTTTGGGGTCAGAATCAACAGCTGCCGCTCGGCCGTCTCGAAGGGTACACGCAGTAGGTGACGCGCCTGGAGCTCAACATAGGCGGGCAACTCCCGCAGTTCATCATCAGCGCCTGGGCCTTTCATAGCAAGCCACTGCCCATGAGCTGCCGGTAGTGCTCGGGTTAGCGAGATAAAGTCTACCAAGCTGGCAAAGGCTCGGGAAATCACTTGATCAAACGTCTGGCCATTGAATTGCTCGACACGCGCTTGGGTTGGCGTGACGTTGGTCAACGCTAACTCCATCACTGCTTGACGTTGAAAGCGAACTTTTTTGCCATTGCTATCGAGTAGCGTTACCTGCAGTTCAGGCTTCATGATAGCAAGCACAAGGCCGGGCAAACCGGGGCCAGCGCCTACATCAAGTATCTGTGGCCCATGAACATAAGGTGCGACAGCAGCACTATCCAGCACGTGCCGTGACACCATCTCTTCAACATCGCGTACAGCGGTGAGGTTATAAGCCTGATTCCACTTGTGCAACAGAGCGAGCAAACCAAGTAGTTGTTCGCGCTGTTGGGGGGTGACAGTGGCTCCTAATGTTGCTAATCCTTCTTCCAATCGGGGGGCAACGGTTTCAGGCAAACTGTTGATCAACGGCGTTAATCGACTCATCCGTTAACGACCTCGCTAGTACTGACTAAGCGACGTTTTTTCAAATGTATTAGCAAAATAGAGACCGCCGCAGGGGTCACGCCGGAAATCCTAGCGGCTTGCGCCAGGGTTTCTGGACGCGTTTCACTAAGCTTTTGGCGGATCTCGTTGGATAGACCTTCTACCCGTTGATAATCCAGCTCGGCTGGCAGCGGTGTTGCTTCATGGCGCTTGAGCTTATCGATCTCATCCTGTTGACGGTCGATATAACCCTGGTATTTCGCTTGAATTTGTACTTGCTCGGCAACCGCTTCATCGTCGACATCGCCGCTTTCAATGCCAGGTAGCGATGTAATATCTGCATAGCTAAGCTCTGGGCGCTTTAACAAGTCACTTAAACAGTATTCTCGAGGAAGCGGTCTACCGGTTTTTTCAGCAATTTTCGCGGCGGCTGGTGTATTGGGCTGCACCCAGACAGTAGCTAAGCGTGTTGTTTCACGCTCGATGGCTTCGCGTTTTTGGCTAAACGCTGACCAACGTTTGTCATCGACTAACCCAAGCTCACGCCCTTTTTCCGTTAAACGCAGATCAGCATTGTCTTCGCGTAGCAGCAGGCGGTATTCCGCACGCGAGGTAAACATGCGGTAGGGCTCTTTGGTGCCCATAGTAATCAGGTCATCTACCAACACACCGAGATAAGCTTCGTCGCGGCGAGGATGCCAGGCCTCTAACTGTTTGGCGCGGCGAGCGGCATTCAAACCTGCCAACAACCCTTGAGCTCCAGCCTCTTCGTAACCGGTAGTACCGTTGATTTGTCCGGCGAAAAACAGGTTGTGGATAAATTTAGTTTCCAGGGAGTGTTTTAAATCCCGGGGATCAAAAAAGTCGTACTCAATAGCATAGCCAGGCCGTGTGATATGAGCGTTTTCTAAGCCTTTAATGGAGCGGACCACTTGTAGCTGAACATCAAAAGGCAACGACGTCGAGATTCCGTTGGGATAGAGCTCATGGGTATCCAAGCCTTCAGGCTCGATAAATACCTGATGGCTTGATTTGTCGGCAAAGCGGTGAACTTTGTCTTCAATCGATGGGCAGTATCGCGGACCAACGCCTTCGATCACACCGGAATACATAGGCGAGCGATCAAGATTCGCCATGATGATTTCATGGGTGCGCTCATTGGTGTGCGCTATGTGGCAACTCACCTGTTGTGGATGCATCTCCCGTGAACCGAGGTACGACATGACCGGCGTTGGTGTGTCACCTGGCTGTTCTTCCAACGATGTGAAGTCAACCGTTTTGGCATCAATTCGTGGAGGCGTTCCGGTTTTTAGTCGATCAACACGAAACGGTAGTGCGCGTAAGCGCTCTGCTAGCGCGTTGGACGGCGGGTCACCGGCGCGGCCACCGCGGCTTTGATCTAACCCAATGTGGATAACGCCACCCAAAAAGGTGCCGGTCGACAGCACAACGGACTCCGCATGAAAGCGGATGCCTGTTTCGGTCACAACACCTCGAACAGTGTTGTTATCCACAATCAGATCGCCAGCGGCTTGCTGAAAAATGGTTAAGTTCGGCTGGTTTTCCAGCATTCCCCGAATAGCAGCTTTGTAGCGAATTCGGTCTGCTTGAGCACGTGTTGCTCGAACGGCTGGACCTTTACGAGCGTTCAATACCCGAAACTGGATGCCGCCTAAGTCCGTGGCTAGCCCCATTGCACCACCGAGTGCATCAATTTCTTTTACCAGGTGGCTTTTGCCAATCCCACCAATCGCTGGATTGCACGACATTTGGCCGAGCGTTTCGATGTTGTGGGTTAGCAATAGGGTTTGACAACCCATACGAGCAGAGGCCAATGCGGCTTCAGTTCCCGCATGGCCACCGCCGATGACAATCACGTCAAAGCGGTCGGGATAGTTCAAGAGGCACCTCGTCTTGCGCCGTTTGGCACGGATGATGTGAGTCAGTATTGGTTCACTAATTGAGTAAGCCCGCCAGTATAAACCTCCTGTGGGTAACCGTCAGGTTTTTCCACACCCCAAGCTAAGCATTCATCTATTATTAATTACAAAATAAAAATATATAAGAGAAGTTCTGTTGATGTTGTAACTACTGGTGTGGACAAAATTTGTTGATAACCCGAATAAGCTAATATATTTCAGTTGCTTAAATTGTTAGCTTTTACATGATTAAACGGAGGAGTAGCTGCGTAGAAGCGGTGCCACTCCTGTGGATGAAAGTGCGACTTACACACAGGCATGACAGACAACGGGTTATCCACCGGCCCATACCGAGTTTGTTACCGCACCTGTGAACAAGTGCGATTGGTAGCTTAAAAAGACTTGATTAGCGCTCATGGTAGGTGTCGTAGAGCAATATGATGCAGCGTGTAAAAAATAGTATCCACAGGCAAAAAAAATGGCCTGTCGCGGTGACAGGCCATTTTATGGGGCAAAAATGGGCAAAAAAGTCAGATTAATTCCGACATTAATGCTTCAAAACACGTGCAAGGAAGGATTGTGTTCGCTCATGTTGTGGCGTATCGAACAGTTGCTCGGGAGGACCTTGCTCGGCAATTTCGCCTTTATGGATAAAAATAACGCGATCTGCCACTTCACGGGCAAAGCCCATTTCATGGGTCACTATCACCATGGTCATGCCTTCTTTGGCAAGTTCACGCATGGCATCCAGCACTTCACCAATCATTTCAGGATCAAGCGCTGATGTAGGCTCGTCAAACAGCATCAGGCGGGGTTCCATGGCTAACGCCCGGGCTAACGCTACACGTTGCTGCTGCCCACCCGAGAGCTGGCTTGGGTACTTATCTGCTTGGTCGGCGATACCAACGCGCTCTAACAGTCGTTCAGCGGTATCTTCGGCATCTTGGCGGCTCCACCCCCGCACTTTCATGGGGGCAAGAGTAACGTTGTCGCGCACGCTCAAGTGGGGAAAAAGGTTGAACTGCTGAAACACCATGCCGACTTCAGTACGGATAGTTTGCAGCGCTTTACTGCTTTTACCGTTGGGCAGTAATTGGTTGCCATCAACATCAAGAGAGCCGGCTTGAAACTCTTCTAAGCCGTTGATACAGCGGATGAGCGTTGATTTACCAGAGCCACTGGCACCGATGATAACGACGACTTCACCAGGCACAATTTCAAGATCAACATTATTGAGTACGTGCAGGCTGCCAAAATGCTTATTGAGCTGCTGCATACGCACAATTGGCGATTGGGTAGAGGTCATTGCACGTTCCTTATTGTCCTGCGAGGCCTCTGCGCTCAATTTGGCGCAGAATCAAAGAGAGAGTCCAGGTGATGGCAAGGTACATCAGCGCCACCATGAAATAGACCTCAAGTGCGGTAAAGGTAGTGGCAATATAAATTTGCCCTTGGCGGACTAATTCACCGACCCCGATAACAGAAAATAGCGAGGTATCTTTGATACTGATGATGCCCTGGTTACCCAGTGGAGGAATCATGCGCCGTAGGGCTTGGGGCCAAATTACGTAGCGAAAAGCTTGAGTTCGAGACAAGCCTAGCGAAAGTGACGCTTCTCGCTGGCCACGTTCGATAGACTGCACGCCGCCTCGCACAATTTCAGAGATATAAGCCCCTGAATTAATGGCGATCGCGGCAATGCCAGCAACGAGTGCGTTGATCGGGCCTCCCAGCAATTGGGGTAAGCCATAAAAGATAAACAGAACCTGCACTAAAATAGGCGTGCCGCGAAACACTTCGACGTATAAAACTGCTGGCCAGCGCAGCCAACGTACTGGGCTAATGCGCAATAAACCAAAGAATATGCCAATAAAGAAGCCGATCGCTAGGCCGCCGAACGATATAAGCAGTGTCCAAGGAATACCTGGTAACAGATAGGGGATCGACCCAAATGCGGCCGACCAATCAAACTGAAAGTTAACGTCCACGCGTTATCTCCAGAAAAATAAACAACGACACAGGGCCGGGGGTATAGCCGCCCGGCCCTGAGATGAAAAGTGCTCGTTAGTGATAGCGAACAGCGATGTTATTCAGCGCTGGGGGCTTCACCGAACCACTTTGTGTAGATTTCATCATAGGTGCCGTCTTCACGCATGGAGGCAAGTGCTTCGTTGGTAGGCTCTACCCACTCGCTGCCTTTATGGAAAACGATACCGTACTGCTGGCCTTCATACAGCGGGCCAACCACTTTGGTACGGCCTTCGCCACGGGTTTGTGAGAAGTAGGCAACGTTAGGGGCGTCGTACAGCACGGCATCCACGTTGCGCCCTAACAGCGCCATGTACATATCGGCGGTGCCTGGATAGGGAGTAATGTCGGCATCTTCACCGAGTTCCTGTTGAAGGAAGTCGTAGCTGGTAGAGCCGATTTTGGTGGCAACGGTGAGACCCGCAAGGTCCTCAAGCGAAGAGACCTCTTCGTTGTCGGCACGTACGATAATTTGCAGACCTGAGTCATAGTAGGGAGCGGAGAAGTCGACAACTTCGGCACGCTCATCTGTAATGGTGATGCCTGCAAGGGCGATTTCCTGGCTGCCGGTTTGGACGGCGGGAATGATGCCAGAGAACTCCATCGTGGTGAGGTTAACGTCAAAGCCTGCACGTTCGGCGACTGCGTTGATGATATCCATGTCGAAACCGATCATTTCACCGGTTTCTGGATCCATCATTTCAAACGGGACAAAGCTTGGGTCAGTGGCCACATTGACAGTAGGTGTTTGTGCAAACGCGACAGTGGTACTGCCTAAGCCCAGTGCAAGGGCGGTAGCAATGACAGATTTTTTTAGTAGGTAATTCATTCGTTTCCCCGTGTTTTATTTGGTTAGCGACGCGATTTAAAGAAGATTTACTCTTATAAATTCCGTCTGCAACCGTTATTGACCTTTTAACCTTGGCGAGAAACCACCAAGGCGTCAAGTCACGGGGAGGGGGTTGTTACCAACGTTGGTTAGACCATGAAGGAAGCTCCACAGCCGCAGGTGGTCGTAGCGTTGGGGTTTTGAACACGAAAACGGGCACCTGCTAACCCTTCTTCATAGTCAATGGTTGAACCCACCAAGTATTGGTAGGAGAGAGGATCGACGACGAGGATCGCATCGCCAAATTCAATTAACGTGTCGTCTTCGGCCACGTTTTCAGCAAAATCAAACCCATACTGGAACCCCGAGCAGCCACCACCGGTGACATAAACGCGGAGTTTCAGCGCAGGGTTAGCCTCTTCTGCTATGAGTGCTTGGATGCGTTTCCGAGCACTATCAGACAAGAGTAGAGGCGTTGGAACAAAAGCTTCTGCACCGCTCATGGGTACCTCCCGCGAGCTTTAAGAACGAATAATCGGCATCGGAGTGTGATTATGGGTAATTCCCAGCAAAATGGTCAACTATTGCTGGGAATTAGTCGTGCCTTAAGGCATCAACGCTGGGGCGTTGAGGCCCATATTTTCGTCAAAGCCAAACATGAGGTTAAGGTTTTGAATCGCTTGGCCTGATGCGCCTTTAACGAGGTTATCAATTACCGAAAGTACGACTACGGTATTGCCATTACCAGGACGGTGAACAGCGATACGGCAGGTATTGTTGCCTTTGACGCTGCGAGTTTCCGGATGACTGCCTGCAGGCATGACGTCAACAAACGGCTCGTGGGCGTAACGCTGCTCAAAGAGCGCCTGTAAATCGCCTGGCTCTTCAGTCAGCGTACTATAGAGCGTGGCATGAATGCCGCGGATCATCGGCGTTAAGTGCGGCACAAAGGTAAGCCCTACGGCGTTTGGCTGCATATCGCTTAAGCCTTGACGAATTTCAGGCAAATGGCGATGTCCAGACGCACCGTAGGCTTTCATCGATTCGCTGGCCTCGGCTAGCAGCGAGGCAACTTTGGCACCACGGCCTGCGCCGGTAACGCCTGATTTGCAGTCAGCGATTAACTGGCCTGGGTCAATCAAACCAGCTTCCAAAAGTGGCAGATAGCCGAGTTGAGCAGCCGTTGGGTAGCATCCTGGTACGGCAATTAAGCGAGCGTTTTTGATTTTCTCACGATGCATTTCTGGTAGGCCATACACCGCTTCTTTTAGCAGTTCCGGGGCGCCATGGGGCTGGTCGTACCACTGGCTCCATTCGGCGGCGTCGCGCAGCCGGAAATCCGCAGATAAGTCGATTACTCGCGTGCCATTGTCGAGCAGTTCGCCTGCTAGTGCATGGGCGACCCCGTGGGGTGTTGCAAAGAACACCGCATCCAGTGCACCCAGTGCCTTGGCGTCTGGCTCGCTAAACGTGAGGGCGTCATAGTGGCCGCGCAGGTTGGGATACATGTCGCATACCTTCACACCTGCTTCCGAGCGCGAGGTAATGGCTTCTACGCTTACCTGAGGATGCTGGGCAAGTAACCGTAACAGCTCAACGCCGGTATAGCCGGTACCGCCTACAATGCCAACCTTAATCACAAACCACTCCTTGCGCATTACGCACAGTCAGACCCAACAATAATTAACAGCCTAATGAGATACCTCAGGCTGTTGAACTGTAGCTAGCTATGATACACAAGAGAGCAGGCGCGTAAGAGCGCTATAGGGAAACAGGCATATGTTCACTAACGCGAACATGATGCGTAAAAGCGAATAATAGGCGCAAGGACGGACGTTGTGGCACGTTTTTCCCGGTCAGATTTCACCTTGGAAAGTTTTCGTCGCCAGTTGGCGAATGTTGATGCCCTGCCTCAGCTGTGTGTGCTGGGGTTAGTGTCTGGGGTGATCACAGGCGCGGTGATGGTGGCTTTTCGCTTATTGCTAGAGGTAGGTGCTGCCCTTTATATGCCTGAGGGCAATCCTGAGGCCTTTGAAGGACTCGCACCATGGCTTCGTGCACTGTTGCCGATGATTGCCGTGACGTTGATTGGCACAATGCTCTATCGGCAAAAGGCTGCCGCCCGTAAGTTAGGTGTTGGCCATGTGATTGAGCGTCTCACCTATCACCAGGGACGTTTCCCTATGCGCAACTGGCTTAACCAGTGGTGGGTGGGCGTTGTGTCTGTGCTGGGTGGCCTCTCAGCAGGACGTGAAGGCCCTGCCATTCATCTGGGCGCAGCGGCCTCCAGCGGCTTAGGTCTCAAGCTTCGCTTGCCCAATAACAGTTTACGGGTGTTGGTTGCTTGCGGTACGGCGGCAGGTATATCAGCATCATTTAATACGCCAATCGCAGGGGTGATTTTCGCCATGGAAGTGGTGATGATGGAATACACCCTGATGAGCTTTATGCCGGTGATACTCGCCTCTACCATGGGGGCATTGGTCGCTCAATTGGTGTATGGCAATGAACCGGCGTTTCGCATTCCTGAAGTTGCCCTTGGCTCGCTAATGAACGTGCCTTGGGTGGTTATTATTGGTTTGGTGATCGGCCTGCTGGCGGGCTTATTTATTCATATTTCGCGCAGTCAGTACCTACAGCAGTGGCCGCTATGGCTTAGGTTAGGTGCTGTTGGGGTGATAACGGGCGCTGTTGCGTGGTGGTTTCCTGAAGTGCAAGGCATTGGTTACGACAGCGTTGCGGCTATGTTGAATAATCAGTTGGCGATTACTGTGTTGTTGGCATTGATGATCGCGAAGTTATTGATTACTGCCATTACCGTGGCAGGTGGTGTACCAATCGGCATTATTGGCCCCGTGCTAGTGGTCGGTGCTGCCATCGGTGCTCTAGGGGGAATGCTGGGCGGTTGGGTATGGCCAGATAAAGCGGCAGACCCTGGCATTTATGCCATGCTGGGCATGGCGGCAATGATGGGCGCGGTATTGCAAGCACCGCTTGCCGCCTTAATGGCGTTACTTGAACTAACGCATTCGCCACATATCATGTTGCCTGGCATGCTCGTTGTGGTGGTTGCCTGCCTAACATCTCGTCAGCTTACCGGTTGCGAGGGCTTTTTTATTAGCTCGGTGCGCTACGGCTTACATCCGTTACAGCAGCCTTTAATGCAGGCGCTTTCGCGGGTATCGGTGCCAGCGGTAATGGAGCGCCACTTAGTACGCACAGATCGAATGATTACGCCTGATCAGGCACGGCGTCTGTTGGAAACGAATCCTGTGTGGCTAGTGATTGAGCGCTCCAGTGCAGAAAAACCAGTGCTGGCGCTTAAAGCCGCTGAGCTTGCGCGTTGGTTACTGGAGCATGATGAAGCGCTGCAAGACGAAGCCCCACCAGAAGACGAGTTCATTGATTTGCTTGAGATCCCTGGGCAGCGGCTTGAAATGGCACCTATCGGATTACAAGCAACGCTATCGGAAGCGTTTCTAAAACTTCAGGACAATGCGCTAGGCGCACTCTATGTCGTGCATGGTTATCGGCCAAAGCAGCAGCGAATTTCAGGTATCATTACGCGTGGCGCTATCGAACGTTATTATCACTACACTGACCCCCGCGGTGCTGATTCCCAGCAATGAGCCCAACGCCTAAGGAGAGACCATGTATTTATGGGTAAAGGCCATTCATTTGATGGCGGTTGTTACCTGGTTTGCTGCGCTATTTTATTTACCGCGACTGTATGTGTACCACGCCATGGCGCGGGACACAGGCGATGAGCAAGCGATCACTTACTTTAAAACCATGGAGCGTAAGTTGTACCGTGGGATCATGACGCCATCGATGATCATTGTGCTGATCTTTGGTGGCTGGATGCTTTATCTTGTACCCGATTGGTTGAGCCAAGGGTGGATGCACGCTAAGTTAACGCTTGTTGCACTATTAATCGCCTATCATCATGTTTGCTTAATTTATTTGAAGCAATTTGATCAAGCCCGCTGCACCAAAAGCCATGTGTTTTTCCGCTGGTTTAACGAAGCGCCCGTGATTGCGTTAATCGCGATTATTATCCTGGCGGTGGTGAAGCCCTTTTGATGCGCCAACCTCTTCCTCCCGTTGTTTTAGTGCTAGCTGGCCATGACCCCACCGGGGGGGCTGGGTTAGTGGCTGATAGCGAAGCGATAGCTGCCTGTGGTGGTTGGGCAGTCACCATTCCAACCGCACTGACCGTTCAAAATTGCCATAATGTGATACGCACCCTGCCTGCAGATCCTG includes the following:
- a CDS encoding amino acid ABC transporter permease, which codes for MDVNFQFDWSAAFGSIPYLLPGIPWTLLISFGGLAIGFFIGIFFGLLRISPVRWLRWPAVLYVEVFRGTPILVQVLFIFYGLPQLLGGPINALVAGIAAIAINSGAYISEIVRGGVQSIERGQREASLSLGLSRTQAFRYVIWPQALRRMIPPLGNQGIISIKDTSLFSVIGVGELVRQGQIYIATTFTALEVYFMVALMYLAITWTLSLILRQIERRGLAGQ
- the hemJ gene encoding protoporphyrinogen oxidase HemJ: MYLWVKAIHLMAVVTWFAALFYLPRLYVYHAMARDTGDEQAITYFKTMERKLYRGIMTPSMIIVLIFGGWMLYLVPDWLSQGWMHAKLTLVALLIAYHHVCLIYLKQFDQARCTKSHVFFRWFNEAPVIALIAIIILAVVKPF
- the argC gene encoding N-acetyl-gamma-glutamyl-phosphate reductase, with protein sequence MIKVGIVGGTGYTGVELLRLLAQHPQVSVEAITSRSEAGVKVCDMYPNLRGHYDALTFSEPDAKALGALDAVFFATPHGVAHALAGELLDNGTRVIDLSADFRLRDAAEWSQWYDQPHGAPELLKEAVYGLPEMHREKIKNARLIAVPGCYPTAAQLGYLPLLEAGLIDPGQLIADCKSGVTGAGRGAKVASLLAEASESMKAYGASGHRHLPEIRQGLSDMQPNAVGLTFVPHLTPMIRGIHATLYSTLTEEPGDLQALFEQRYAHEPFVDVMPAGSHPETRSVKGNNTCRIAVHRPGNGNTVVVLSVIDNLVKGASGQAIQNLNLMFGFDENMGLNAPALMP
- the mnmG gene encoding tRNA uridine-5-carboxymethylaminomethyl(34) synthesis enzyme MnmG, giving the protein MNYPDRFDVIVIGGGHAGTEAALASARMGCQTLLLTHNIETLGQMSCNPAIGGIGKSHLVKEIDALGGAMGLATDLGGIQFRVLNARKGPAVRATRAQADRIRYKAAIRGMLENQPNLTIFQQAAGDLIVDNNTVRGVVTETGIRFHAESVVLSTGTFLGGVIHIGLDQSRGGRAGDPPSNALAERLRALPFRVDRLKTGTPPRIDAKTVDFTSLEEQPGDTPTPVMSYLGSREMHPQQVSCHIAHTNERTHEIIMANLDRSPMYSGVIEGVGPRYCPSIEDKVHRFADKSSHQVFIEPEGLDTHELYPNGISTSLPFDVQLQVVRSIKGLENAHITRPGYAIEYDFFDPRDLKHSLETKFIHNLFFAGQINGTTGYEEAGAQGLLAGLNAARRAKQLEAWHPRRDEAYLGVLVDDLITMGTKEPYRMFTSRAEYRLLLREDNADLRLTEKGRELGLVDDKRWSAFSQKREAIERETTRLATVWVQPNTPAAAKIAEKTGRPLPREYCLSDLLKRPELSYADITSLPGIESGDVDDEAVAEQVQIQAKYQGYIDRQQDEIDKLKRHEATPLPAELDYQRVEGLSNEIRQKLSETRPETLAQAARISGVTPAAVSILLIHLKKRRLVSTSEVVNG
- the rsmG gene encoding 16S rRNA (guanine(527)-N(7))-methyltransferase RsmG, with translation MSRLTPLINSLPETVAPRLEEGLATLGATVTPQQREQLLGLLALLHKWNQAYNLTAVRDVEEMVSRHVLDSAAVAPYVHGPQILDVGAGPGLPGLVLAIMKPELQVTLLDSNGKKVRFQRQAVMELALTNVTPTQARVEQFNGQTFDQVISRAFASLVDFISLTRALPAAHGQWLAMKGPGADDELRELPAYVELQARHLLRVPFETAERQLLILTPKGVE
- a CDS encoding transporter substrate-binding domain-containing protein, with protein sequence MNYLLKKSVIATALALGLGSTTVAFAQTPTVNVATDPSFVPFEMMDPETGEMIGFDMDIINAVAERAGFDVNLTTMEFSGIIPAVQTGSQEIALAGITITDERAEVVDFSAPYYDSGLQIIVRADNEEVSSLEDLAGLTVATKIGSTSYDFLQQELGEDADITPYPGTADMYMALLGRNVDAVLYDAPNVAYFSQTRGEGRTKVVGPLYEGQQYGIVFHKGSEWVEPTNEALASMREDGTYDEIYTKWFGEAPSAE
- a CDS encoding AAA family ATPase, which gives rise to MSQIIALTNQKGGVGKSTSAVNLAASLAALDRRILLVDLDPQGHASMGSGIDKYELEKSVLDVLLGETTASDAIVRDLPVKYDVLPGNGDLTAAEVELLDSDQRQSRLSLALQTVADDYDVVLIDCPPSLNMLTVNALTAANGVLIPLQCEFYALEGLSALLDTVEQIKQSVNPDLAVSGILRTMYDKRTSLTREVDKQLRDFFGDALLKTTIPRNVKVAEAPSHGLPVTQYARFSRGSQAYRVLAKEMIRRLSL
- a CDS encoding amino acid ABC transporter ATP-binding protein, with the translated sequence MVRMQQLNKHFGSLHVLNNVDLEIVPGEVVVIIGASGSGKSTLIRCINGLEEFQAGSLDVDGNQLLPNGKSSKALQTIRTEVGMVFQQFNLFPHLSVRDNVTLAPMKVRGWSRQDAEDTAERLLERVGIADQADKYPSQLSGGQQQRVALARALAMEPRLMLFDEPTSALDPEMIGEVLDAMRELAKEGMTMVIVTHEMGFAREVADRVIFIHKGEIAEQGPPEQLFDTPQHERTQSFLARVLKH
- the erpA gene encoding iron-sulfur cluster insertion protein ErpA codes for the protein MSGAEAFVPTPLLLSDSARKRIQALIAEEANPALKLRVYVTGGGCSGFQYGFDFAENVAEDDTLIEFGDAILVVDPLSYQYLVGSTIDYEEGLAGARFRVQNPNATTTCGCGASFMV
- a CDS encoding chloride channel protein; protein product: MARFSRSDFTLESFRRQLANVDALPQLCVLGLVSGVITGAVMVAFRLLLEVGAALYMPEGNPEAFEGLAPWLRALLPMIAVTLIGTMLYRQKAAARKLGVGHVIERLTYHQGRFPMRNWLNQWWVGVVSVLGGLSAGREGPAIHLGAAASSGLGLKLRLPNNSLRVLVACGTAAGISASFNTPIAGVIFAMEVVMMEYTLMSFMPVILASTMGALVAQLVYGNEPAFRIPEVALGSLMNVPWVVIIGLVIGLLAGLFIHISRSQYLQQWPLWLRLGAVGVITGAVAWWFPEVQGIGYDSVAAMLNNQLAITVLLALMIAKLLITAITVAGGVPIGIIGPVLVVGAAIGALGGMLGGWVWPDKAADPGIYAMLGMAAMMGAVLQAPLAALMALLELTHSPHIMLPGMLVVVVACLTSRQLTGCEGFFISSVRYGLHPLQQPLMQALSRVSVPAVMERHLVRTDRMITPDQARRLLETNPVWLVIERSSAEKPVLALKAAELARWLLEHDEALQDEAPPEDEFIDLLEIPGQRLEMAPIGLQATLSEAFLKLQDNALGALYVVHGYRPKQQRISGIITRGAIERYYHYTDPRGADSQQ